Part of the Flavobacterium okayamense genome, TTACCTATTTTATCTCCTTCAGCTACTACAACTAAACTAGAAGATTTACCTGAATTTTTACTTCTTTCTAAAGATTCTAATAATCGTTCTAGACCTAAATCTTCTTCAGGAATTAATATTTCTTCTGCTCCAGCTCCAATTCCAGCATTTAAAGCAATGTGTCCAGCATCTCTTCCCATTACTTCAACAAAAAATAAACGGTTATGTGAACTAGCGGTATCTCTAATTTTATCGATTGCCTCAACAACTGTATTTAAAGCAGTATCATACCCTAAAGTGTGACTTGTACCATAAATATCATTATCGATTGTACCTGGAATTCCCATAACTGGAATGCCAAATTCTCTATTAAAAATTTCAGCCCCCGTAAAAGAACCATCTCCTCCAATAACAACAAGAGCATTTACTCCTTTATTTTTTAAATTTTGAAAAGCCTTTTCTCGACCTTCTTTTGTGCGAAACTCATTTGATCTTGCTGATTTTAAAATAGTCCCACCTTTATTGATAATATCTTTAACAGATCGAGCACCCATTTCTTTGAAATCATTTTCAATCATCCCTTGGTATCCTCTGTAAACACCAATACATTCAACATTATGAAAAGCACAAGTTCTTACTACTGAACGAATTGCAGCATTCATTCCTGGAGAATCTCCACCTGATGTTAAAACTGCTATTTTTGATATTTTTTCAGTCATTTTTATTATTTATATGTAAATTTAATAAAGGAATTTTAATAAATTATAAGTTTTTGTAGGGATAAATTAAATTTTATTCGATTCAAACGTTTTCGTTGATAACTTTTTTGCAAAAAAAATAATTCTACTCTATTTCTGGTACTTTTTGCACTTCTTCTTCTTTAGCATCAGAAGACTTTTTAACCTTACGTTCGTTAATAAAATTTATATAATCTGGAGAAAATTCAGAATCTGGAGTTTGATCCGATTGATTATCGTTTTCTTCTTTCTTTTTCTTTTGTTTTGCAAATACGTTTTGAATCAATTCTTTAAAAGTATCAAAATCAACTGTATAGGTAATTCCTAAACCTTGTGTATATCCAATACCATTACCTATGTAATTAATATCATTTTCTCTATTAAAGACATGGGCTTTTAAAGTACCTTCATCATTCAACTGCATTTGAATCTCAACATTACCAACCAAAACAGATTCGGTAACACCTCCTACAGGAACTCCTACTTTACCATTGATTGATATTTTATCATTGATTTGTGTTGCCAAAGTGACACCTACTCTATCTGAAATTTGATTTAATCTATCGCCTTGACTGTAATCTACACCTAGTTGAAGTTTACTATCTTCATCTGAGAAAATATCACTAAATAAAGAACTTGCTCTTTCAAATAGAGGTCCATAAGCTGCATTACCCGCATTTTCAGGTGTCATAAAGGAACCAGTTGATAATAAAGCTAAAGCTTGAGTTTGACGTTTGTCTTTATTTTGTAATTGATAATCAATTTCACTTTTCATTACAGAACTTACATTCGGAAAATCAATATTGAAATCGGGTTCAGGATTACTTAAGTTACCATTAATCAAAATTGACACATTAGTATCTACTTTTCGGTTAAAGGAAGCACTCTCAAGTAAAACTCCTGGATTAGCTTGAGTATTGTAAACCGCTTCTAAATTCAAAATAGCATTCATTGGTTCTCCTTCCCAACGAATTGTACCACCTCTTTTAACGATAAACTTTTTATCAATTAATCCTCCATATTTGAATCTGTAATCTCCTTCTTCAACGATAAAGTCACCATACATTAAAAACTTTCCTAAAGTGTTTATTTCCATTTTCATAGAACCATACCCACGACCTTTCATGGCGTGACCAGAGTTTCTATCTAAGATTACTTCAATTTCTGCATCTGTATCTATATCAAAATCAAAATCTAATTCAATTCCTTTGTATTTGTTGTCAAGAGTGACTATACCTCTATCTTTATTATACTTTTCTTGGTAAGAAATAAAATTTATAAAAGAATTATCGCCTATTTCTTCAGCATCACTTACAGGTATTTTTATTGAAGTTCCTTTTTCAGATTCACCAGCTACTTTTACTACCAAGGCATTTGTTGGTCCTTTAATAGAAGCGTTACCATTTAAAAAAGCTGTTCCATAATAGTAAACGTCATCATCATCCTTTGTATCTAAGGCTAAAATGTTATTAGATTTTACCTCTAAATCTATTTCCCAATTATCAAAAGCTTCATGTCGAACATTTCCGTTCAAAATACCAGATGTATTATATTTACTATCTGTTACTTTAATATTTCTAAATAAAAATTGGTGTTCAGTAACATCAACTATAGCATCTTTTTCAAAATCGTAATCTGTGTTTAAATAAGGTATTGTTAAACCCGATTTATCAAGATAAAGTCTACCATCAATTTCAGGGCTCGTAATGCTTCCTTTTATGGTAGCTCTTCCAGTAGCTTCTCCTCTTACATTTGAAACTATATCAGTAAGTAAAGGCCCAAATGGTGCTAATTGAAATTCATCTAAACCAGCAATTAAATCCAAGTTGGTTTGATTATTTATAAAACCAACATCTCCATTCAAATAAAAGGATTCATTTCCATCTTGTTCAATTGATGAATTGACTTTAAATTTACTAAAGGCATCATTTCCTTCAATATTTAAAGCAAAATTACCAATCGGGTATTTGTTTATTTTTAAACTGTCGATAGTAAGATTAGATTGCGGTTTGTATATTTCTTTATTTTGCTTTAAAGAAGCAAATCCATTTAACTTACCATTAAAGTGTAGACTATCAACGGCTGGAATTATTTTTTCTAAATCTACATCGTGAAAACTTAGATTTAAATCTTTATAAGTTGAATCTTTTAAAGCACCAAAGAAACTCATTTTTTGATCTTTATGAGATAAACTTATCTTTTCAAAATTAAATTCTTTTAAATCCTTTGTAAATACTATTTTATTATCCTTAGATTCTTTTTCATTAATAAACCATAAATAATCTCTAAGTTTAACTTCAGATTTTTTAAACCCTACGATAGACTTTTTAGTACTATCTATAGTATGATATAAGTTTAATGAATATTGATCTTGATTTTTACTTCCACCATTAAACTCCGTTCTCACAAATAATGTGTCATTTAGAGTTAAATTAATTAAATTAAAATCTGAAATTTTATATCGATTAAATCGTAAACTATCCATAACAACATAAGTGTTGTATAAAGGGTTTTTATTATCGATATCTATTTTAACATTGTCAAATTTTCCATTAAAAGCAAGAATATTTGGCGATGAAAAATCCAATTCAAACTTACCTAAATCAGCATTAATCTTACCTTTGATTTTAGTGTTTTCGGCAATAGATACATTTGGAACAAAAATTTCTATAATCTTATTATGTATGGTAAAATTAAAATCTAAAAACTGTCCATTCTCTAATTCATTAGGTGTATAATTAGCATATAAACTTCCAACCGCATTTTCAACTATATCTGAAAGCTGATTAATTTTATACTTACCAACCACTGTTCCAGTTACAATATCAGGTGAATTAACGAAAATAGTTCTAACCATATTTTCGTCGAAAGAAGAGTTTATATTGAAATCAGTAAAGAAATACTGTTTTTTATTATTCTGATAGGAAACATTTTTCAAATTTAAAACGCCTTCTAAATCATCAAAAGAATTTCCTTTAGCATTCATGCTTATATTTCCCTTAAAAATAGAAATAGAATCATTTTTATTGAAGTTTAATACCGCTAAATCTGCATAATCAATATACGAATTAAAGTCGTAGGTTTTAATCTTTGAACTTAAATCTAAAAGACCTTTAAAGTCCATGCGAAGATTCGGATCGTTACTATTTAAATAACCTTTAAAATAAGGCATTTTCATAGTTCCGTCGATCTCTATATTGGTATAATTATAATTATTAAAAAATATTTTTTGAACTTTTCCTTTAACTGCAGTGTTTAAAAATTTTTGTGTAAACCCTTGACCATCAACATCTACTTGAGCAGTAACCTTACCAAAGTTATTGTCATTTAATAGAACTCCTACATTGAAATCTTTTAAATCTAATTCTCCTTGATACGTTGCATTGTCAATATTTCCTAAATCTTGAATAGATAAATCAGCATCAACAATTCCTAAATTAGAAACAACAAAAATATCTGAGTTAATATATTCATCTGTTAACTCAACATCACCACTCAAATTAACTGTACCTAATTTTTCAAGTGAAGTAGGAAGGTTTTCGCCTAAAATTCTTGGTAAAATACTTCCCAAATCATTATAGGTTGAAGTTACTCTATCAAAATTTCCAGTTATATAAAAAGATTCGTCTTTTTTAAATAAATTTTTAAAAGTAATGTTTCCAATTATCTCTGATTGGTTTTTATCCAAAAGTTTAAGATTGTGTGTAGTGAAATTATTTAAAGTACCTTTTAAATTAGTATTTAGATAAAATACATTGTCTTTACCAAATTCATCATAGAAGTAATTTAAATCATTAGAAGAAATTGAAATATTTTCTAATTGAGCATCCCAATTAACTTTGTTATTGAAATCTGAAAAATCTTCGCGCTTATATAAAAGCTCTACTCTACCTTTTACATGAGATTCTTTAGAAACAGCATCAAGATTTTCAAGTAAAATATTTTTCTTAGTATACGTAAAATTTGAAGTAAGTTTTTGAACATCTAAACCTCGGTGATCATGAAAACTAAGTCTTTCGATGTAAGTATTTACATCGGGTCCTTTTATAAAAAAATCGTTAAGTTTCCCGTTAAGATTTGTAAAATCTAATAATTTTGGATTGTTTAGATTTTCATCAATATATCTAAACCTACTATCAAATACATCAAAGGTAGTTACCTTCATTCTAAACTTCCCAGATGAAGGACTTCCATCATCAAAAGCAGCTACAAATTTATCTAGATTAGTTTCACCTTCTCCCTTATATTCTTGCAATTTTGCATCTAAACCGTGAATAGTAACATCGCCTAAATAAGGATGACCGTCTTTATACAGTGCTTTAAGATTTAGAATTGAAGTGTTCAATTTCTGAATGTAAAAAAGCGTGTCTTTATGATGATCCCTAATTAAAACATCACCTAATTTTACTGTACCAAATGGAGATATTGCAATCTTATCAATAGTCAGATCCGTACCAAACTCTTCATTTAAATTATCTGTAGCTATTCTACCAAGTTTAGTTTGAACAAATGGTAACGATAATATGATAGCCATAAAAAGTAAAAACAGCAATAGAATAATCACTGTTCTGATAAATATTTTCTTTATTTTTTTGATAGTGCTAATATTTCGTAAATTTGCTCTTGATTATTTGTAATCACAATTAACAAAAATAAGGATTTTTGTAAGATTATTACAACTGTTAGCACGCAATTTTCGTGCCTTTTTTTTATGAAAGAGAATAAAATTTACACTTTAGCAATTGAAAGTTCGTGTGATGATACTTCAGCAGCCATTTTATGCAACGATAAAGTATTATCAAATATTGTAGCAAGACAAGCTATACATGAAGAATATGGTGGTGTTGTACCCGAATTAGCTTCTCGTGCTCATCAACAAAATATTGTTCCTGTTGTAGACGTTGCCATTAAAAAAGCTGGAATTTCAAAAGAAGATCTTAACTGTATTGCTTTTACGCAAGGTCCAGGATTAATGGGGTCGTTATTGGTAGGCGGTTCTTTTGCTAAGTCATTGAGTATGGCCTTAGATATTCCACTTGTAGCTGTAAATCACATGAAAGCTCATATTTTAGCACATTTTATTGATGAAGAAGGTTTTGACAAACCTACTTTTCCTTTCTTGGCTTTAACTATAAGTGGCGGACATACACAAATTGTTAAAGTCAATAGTTTTTTCGATTTAGAAATTATTGGAGAAACTACAGATGATGCTGTTGGTGAAGCGTTTGATAAATCGGCTAAAATATTAGGTCTTCCCTATCCTGGCGGACCATTAATTGATAAATACGCACAAGAAGGAAATCCGAAAGCTTTTCAGTTTACAAAACCCAAAGTAGATGGTTTAAACTTCAGTTTCAGTGGATTAAAAACGCAGATTTTATATTTTATTCAGAAGAATGTAAAAGAAAACTCTAATTTTATTGAGGAAAATAAGGCGGATATTTGTGCTTCTATTCAGCATACCATTATTCAAATTTTAATGGATAAATTAAAGTTAGCCGTAAAGGAAACTGGAATTAATCAAATAGCAATTGGTGGTGGAGTTTCTGCAAACTCAGGAATTCGTAAAACATTAAAAGAAGCTGAATCAAAATATGGTTGGAAAACCTATATTCCAAAATTTGAATATACAACAGACAACGCAGCAATGATAGGAATCGTTGGTTATTATAATTTTTTAGAAAATAATTTCAGCACAAACAATGTTGTTTCAAAAGCACGAATTAAATTCTAAATTCGTAATTATAAATTCGTAATTTTCACATGCAATTATTCTATAATTCTGAAATAAAAAACACCGATTCTTCTTTCGTTTTCGACAAAGAAGAAAGCAAGCATATAGTTAAAGTTTTACGTAAAAAAGAAAGTGATAAAATATTTATAACAAATGGATTAGGTTTTTTATTTATTTCAGAAATAAGTTTAGCTTCTGACAAAAAATGTGAAGTTAAAATCTTAGAAATTCAAAAATTTGAAAAACCAAAATACAACCTTCATATTGCGGTTGCTCCAACAAAAATGAACGACCGATTCGAATGGTTTTTAGAAAAAGCAACTGAAATTGGTATTCAAGAAATCACACCTATTATATGTGAACATTCTGAACGAAAAGTGTATAAAATTGATAGAGCTGAGAAGATAATTCAATCAGCGATGAAACAATCCAATCAGTTTTATTTGCCTAAAATAAATGAACCCGTTTCATTTAAAGAATTTATTGCAAATACAAATTGCGAGAATAAATTTATTGCGCATTGTGTTGAAACTGAACGCAAAGAATTGAAAGAAAGTGTGAAACCAGGTGGAAATTACGTAATTTTGATTGGTCCCGAAGGTGATTTTTCTGAAAATGAAATTGAATTAGCTTTAGCAAATAATTACAAAGCGGTTTTATTAGGAAATACACGTCTTCGTACAGAAACTGCAGCTTTAGTAGCTTGTCATACAGTTGCTTTAATTAATGAATAAATGAGAAGAATATATATTTTATTTCTGATTTCTTCTTTCTTTGGATTTTCCCAAGAAATAGCGCTATTAAAATACTCTGGTGGTGGCGATTGGTATGCAAATCCTACATCTTTGCCTAATTTAATTCAGTTTTGCAATCAAAATATTAATACAAATATTAATTCAAAACCTGCAACAGTTTCTGCAGAGAGCAATGAACTTACTTCCTACCCTTTTGTACACATGACAGGACATGGAAATGTTGTTTTTAGCCCAAATGAAGTAATTAACCTTAGAAATTACTTACTTTCTGGTGGTTTTTTACATATTGACGATAATTATGGTATGGATGAATACATTAGAAAAGAAATAAAAAAACTCTTTCCAAACCAAGATTTAGTTGAAATTCCGCAAAATCATCAAATTTTTCAAAAACCCTATAATTTTCCGGATGGTTTGCCAAAAATTCACGAACATGACAAAAGTAGACCTCAAGCTTTTGGAATCTTTATTGAAAATCGATTGGTTATACTCTATACTTTTGAATGTGATTTAGGCGATGGCTGGGAAGACAAAGAAGTTCATAAGGATCCAGCGGATGTTCGTTTAAAAGCTTTACAAATGGGAGCTAATATTTTAAATTACGTTTTCAACAATTAATTTTGGAACAATTAGATCACTTCACTACAGAATTTCAGGCTCGCAAATTTCCAATAACAGTTATTTGTGATGAAGTCTATTTTCAACAAAACATTGGAAGTATTTTTAGAGTATGTGAAGCTTTTGGTGTAGAAAAAATCATTTTTACAGGTAAAAATTTTATACTTTCAGAAAGAAAAGTCAATAAAACATCTAGAAATACACATAAAATTGTTCCGTACGAAATCTATTTAAACAAAGAAGAACTTCTATCTTATTTGCAAAACTCTAATGCTGAGATAATTGCACTTGAAATAACTTCTAAAAGCAAACCGATTGAGAATGTTCAACTCAATTCAAAACCTATTATTTTAATTATTGGAAGTGAAATTTATGGTGTTTCAAAAGAATTACTTTCAGTTTGCAATCAATCGGTACACATTCAAATGTTTGGAAAAAACAGTAGCATGAATGTAGTACAATCGCTTGGAATTTCTTTATATGAATTAACTAAAATCCTGAATAAATAATATTTTTTTAACAAATTTGTTAAAAAAGTTTGTTTTGTAACAAATTTATTATTAGAATTGTGTACTGCTGTTAACCAAAATTTTATAACCAATTAATTATTTTAATTATGAAAAAAATTTTGTTAGCGGTCTCTATCTTGACCTTGGTGTTTTCATGTTCAAAAGAAGAAAACACAAATCCTGAAAATTCTCAAGCTAATACATTAGCCAAAGAAAGGCATTGCGCTTCTCATGATGTTTTAGAAATGCAATTAAAAGAAGATCCTGGGTTTGCACAAAAAATCGCAGACATTGAAAGTTTTACTGAAAATGCAATTCTTCAAGGTAAAGCTGCAAATATGGGTACAATAACAATTCCTGTTGTTGTAAATGTTTTGTATAGAACTTCTTCTGAAAATATTTCTCAATCTCAAATTCAATCTCAGATAGATGCTTTAAACAAAGATTTTAATGCTGCAAATAATGATTTCAATCAAGTTCCAGCTATATTTTCGGGAGTTAAAGCTAATGTAGGCGTTACATTTGTTTTAGATGCTGTTAAAAGAAAGCAAACAAGCAAATCATCTTGGGGTACTCGTGATGCTATGAAAAAAACAAAGCGTGGAGGTATAAATCCAACTTCACCTAATACAAAATTGAATATTTGGGTTTGTACTATTGGTGGTGGAATCTTGGGTTATGCGCAATTTCCAGGAGGAAGTTCTTCTACTGATGGTGTAGTAATAGATTCTAGATATTTTGGAACAACTGGAACTGCAACAGCTCCTTTTAATAAAGGTAGAACAGCAACTCATGAAGTGGGCCACTGGATGAATTTAAGACATATTTGGGGTGATACAAATTGTGGAAATGATTTTGTTATTGATACCCCTACACATAATACAGCTAATTATGGTTGCCCTTCTTATCCTCATTATTCAACTTGTTCTGGAAATCCAGTTGAAATGACAATGAATTATATGGATTATACTGACGATGCTTGTATGTACATGTTTAGTGAAGGTCAAAAAAATAGAATGCTTGCAGTTTTTGCACCAGGCGGACCAAGAGCTTCCTTTAATTAATAAAGTTTATTCTTAATAAAACTCGCTTATTCAAGCGAGTTTTTTATTTTTGTGTATGACATCTAAAGAACTTTCAAACGGACTTTTAAGAACTATTGCAATTTTATCAGCAATTGCTTTAGTTTTTTTCTTAATCTACAAACTGTCTTCTATTATAGTTTACCTAATAGTTTCAGTTCTTTTTACTCTTTTAGGTAATCCAATTGTTCGATTTTTAGAAACTAAATTAAAGTTTAAAAACACGCTTGCTGTTGTTACAACTTTAATTCTTTCTATATTATTAATTACTGGAATTGTAATGCTTTTTGTTCCGTTAATTCTTTCTCAAGGAGAAAATTTATCGCTTTTAGATGTTGATAAAATGGAACAAAATTATAATGAGTTAGTAGAGTCGTTAGATGGATTTTTGATTGGTCATGGATATAACTTATCCTCTATTCTATCCGATTCAAATTTATTTTCACATTTAAATTTAAATTTCATTCCCAATATTTTCGGCTCTATTGTAAATATAATTGGTAATTTCGGAATGGGTTTAGCTTCGGTTTTATTTATTTCTTTTTTCTTTTTAAAAGACAAAGAGATTTTATTCAACAATTTCCAATCAGTTTTACCTAAGAATCAAAAGGATAGAATTCTAAATTCAATTTCAAAAATCTCAAATCTTTTATCACGATATTTCGGAGCATTATTAGCGCAATTAAGTATTATCATGATTTTGTACTTAATTCTGTTTTTAATTTTCGGAGTTGAAAATGCTTTTATAATAGCACTACTTTGCGCTATTTTAAATGTAATTCCATATTTAGGTCCGCTTTTAGGAATGATTGTCGCCTTAACGCTAATTTTATTAAGCGGAATTGGACTTGAAAATTTTTCCGATATTCTTCCTAAAACAATTTACGTTTTCATAGGAATGGTAGTTGTTCAGTTAATCGACAACAATTTTACCCAACCTATTTTGTTTTCAAAAAGTACAAAATCTTCTCCATTAGAAATTTTCTTGGTTATTTTAGCATCGGGAACGCTTTTTGGTGTTGTTGGAATGATTGTAGCCGTACCAACTTATACAGCAATTAAAGTAATAGCTAAAGAATTTTTACCAAACAATAAAATCGTTAAAACGTTAACAAAAGAAATATAATGGACCATTTACTTTTGTTAAAAAACGAAGTTCAAGATTTTATCAATGCCAATTTAAATTCGAATATATTAGAATTAGCATTGAAAAAAAATCCTTTATCTGATATTCCTTATTCATTATTAATAGAACAAATTGCCGCAAAACAAAAGGCTAAAATTAAATTACCAACATGGTTTACTACTGAAAATATAATTTATCCTTCTAAAGTTTCTGTTGAACAGACTTCCTCAGAAAAAACAGCAGCATACAAAGCTTCATTGGTTAGCGGAAATTCGTTAATTGATTTATCTGGCGGATTTGGTATTGATGATTATTATTTTGCTAAAAACTTTCAAAATGTAATGCATTGTGAAATAAACGAAGATTTATCTCAAATAGTTGCTCATAATTACAAACAACTAAATGTTTCTAATATTGAATGTTTTGCAGGAAATAGTTCGGAAATTCTAAAAGAAATAAATCAAAAGTTCGATTGTATTTACATTGATCCTTCACGAAGAAACGATGCAAAAGGAAAGGTTTTTATGCTCAAAGATTGCGAACCAAATGTTCCTGAACTTTTAGATTTTTATTTTACTTTTTCTAATAAAATAATCATAAAAACTGCTCCAATACTTGATATTCAAGCGGGTTTAAGCGAACTGAAATTTGTCAAAAACATTCATATTGTAGCTTTAGAGAACGAGGTAAAAGAATTGCTTTGGGAAATTGAAAGAGACTTTACCAGTGAAATTTCAATTGTTACTATAAACATTGAAAAAGATACTATTCAACGATCAAAAATTTTAATTAGCGACGACAAGCATTCAAAATATTCATTGCCACAAAATTATTTATACGAACCAAATGCTTCCCTTCTTAAATCAGGTAAATTTGAAAGTATTGGTACTTTATTCAAAATAAACAAGTTACACCAACATTCCCATTTATATACTTCTGAAAATTTAGAAGGTTTTCAAGGTAGAAAATTCAAAATAATCAATTGTCTTCCTTTTGATAAAGAAGTAGGAAAAAAATACCTTTTAAAACAGAAAATGAATGTTGCTACGCGAAATTTTCCGTTAAAACCAGAAGACATTAAAAAGAAATTTAAAATTACCGATGGTGGAACAGTTTTTGCTTTCTTTACTACAAATTTAGATAATCAAAAAATAGTTTTACTTTGCGAAAAAATTTAATCATGAAATTCATCTACATACTTTTACTTTTCCCTTTATTCTCATTAGCTCAAATCAATTGTAAATATGACATTGAAGAAAAAACAGATTCTACGTATTTAAAAGTTTTACCCGAAAAAGTAATGTATGAAAGAGTTTTTGGTGATTCTAAAGAATTTATTCAATTTTCGCTAATTAACAATAATGGAATTCCAACACTTCACGTGCAATTAATAGAAAAAAGCAGTTTATTTCTTTCAGCTAAGTGTTTCGATTTAAATTCGAAAATCGTTTTACAATTAAATAATGGAAAATTTATAACGCTAAAATCTATCTCTGATAATACATGTTCTGTTTTTGGATATGATGAAAAAGAAAAAGCTAATTTTAGAATTTTAGACGGATACTTTGTTTTTACCAAAACCAATTATGAAGAATTGAAGTCCTCTCCTATTTCGGTTATGCGTTTACAATATGTAGGCGATAAAAAAGATTATAATATAAAGTCTGATTTGGCTTCTGAAATAACAAAATTGAATTATGCACCAAGTTATTATTTTATCGATTACTTGAAGTGTGTGGAGTAAATTTATATGGTAAATATGCTTAATAAAAATAGAAATATACTTGTCGATATTAAAGATTCCAAAATACTTTTTTTAACAGGAGGAAAATCAATAGTTTCTTCAATGTCTGAAGTTATTACTCATAAGGATAATATTTTAAAAATTCAATTTTCTTCTGCCCCAGATAATATTTTATTAAAAGAAGTTTCATTACTTATTAAAAAAAATCCTCATATTAATTTGAGATTCTATGGTAATTATTCAGAAGATCAAATAAAATGGGAATTTTTGAGCGAAATTGAAGGGTTAAATATTGACTTATGGGAAACTAAAAATTTAAATGAAATTAAAAATTTAAAGAATTTAAAAAGGTTAGGAATTACAAAAAACGTAAAATCTTCAGTATCATTAAAAATTATTGAAAACCTTAAAGAATTAGAAATACTTTTCACTTCTATATCTAAAGATATCGAAGCGATAGGAGATTTAAAAAAAATAAATCTTCTAAGTCTTAGTGAAATTAAAACTAATGATTTGAGCTTTTTATCTAATAATATAAATTTATCTAAACTTTTTATTTCACTAGGCTCTATAAAAGATATAAGTGGAATTTCAAAGCTTAAAAACTTAAATACTTTATCAATTCACCAATTAAAACAATTTGATGAAAATGCGGCA contains:
- the pfkA gene encoding 6-phosphofructokinase, translated to MTEKISKIAVLTSGGDSPGMNAAIRSVVRTCAFHNVECIGVYRGYQGMIENDFKEMGARSVKDIINKGGTILKSARSNEFRTKEGREKAFQNLKNKGVNALVVIGGDGSFTGAEIFNREFGIPVMGIPGTIDNDIYGTSHTLGYDTALNTVVEAIDKIRDTASSHNRLFFVEVMGRDAGHIALNAGIGAGAEEILIPEEDLGLERLLESLERSKNSGKSSSLVVVAEGDKIGKNVFELKEYVEENMPEYDVRVSVLGHMQRGGAPSCFDRVLASRLGVKAVESILEGKSNYMVGLINDKVALTPLEQAIKGSTEVDKELLRVSDIMST
- a CDS encoding translocation/assembly module TamB domain-containing protein; translation: MAIILSLPFVQTKLGRIATDNLNEEFGTDLTIDKIAISPFGTVKLGDVLIRDHHKDTLFYIQKLNTSILNLKALYKDGHPYLGDVTIHGLDAKLQEYKGEGETNLDKFVAAFDDGSPSSGKFRMKVTTFDVFDSRFRYIDENLNNPKLLDFTNLNGKLNDFFIKGPDVNTYIERLSFHDHRGLDVQKLTSNFTYTKKNILLENLDAVSKESHVKGRVELLYKREDFSDFNNKVNWDAQLENISISSNDLNYFYDEFGKDNVFYLNTNLKGTLNNFTTHNLKLLDKNQSEIIGNITFKNLFKKDESFYITGNFDRVTSTYNDLGSILPRILGENLPTSLEKLGTVNLSGDVELTDEYINSDIFVVSNLGIVDADLSIQDLGNIDNATYQGELDLKDFNVGVLLNDNNFGKVTAQVDVDGQGFTQKFLNTAVKGKVQKIFFNNYNYTNIEIDGTMKMPYFKGYLNSNDPNLRMDFKGLLDLSSKIKTYDFNSYIDYADLAVLNFNKNDSISIFKGNISMNAKGNSFDDLEGVLNLKNVSYQNNKKQYFFTDFNINSSFDENMVRTIFVNSPDIVTGTVVGKYKINQLSDIVENAVGSLYANYTPNELENGQFLDFNFTIHNKIIEIFVPNVSIAENTKIKGKINADLGKFELDFSSPNILAFNGKFDNVKIDIDNKNPLYNTYVVMDSLRFNRYKISDFNLINLTLNDTLFVRTEFNGGSKNQDQYSLNLYHTIDSTKKSIVGFKKSEVKLRDYLWFINEKESKDNKIVFTKDLKEFNFEKISLSHKDQKMSFFGALKDSTYKDLNLSFHDVDLEKIIPAVDSLHFNGKLNGFASLKQNKEIYKPQSNLTIDSLKINKYPIGNFALNIEGNDAFSKFKVNSSIEQDGNESFYLNGDVGFINNQTNLDLIAGLDEFQLAPFGPLLTDIVSNVRGEATGRATIKGSITSPEIDGRLYLDKSGLTIPYLNTDYDFEKDAIVDVTEHQFLFRNIKVTDSKYNTSGILNGNVRHEAFDNWEIDLEVKSNNILALDTKDDDDVYYYGTAFLNGNASIKGPTNALVVKVAGESEKGTSIKIPVSDAEEIGDNSFINFISYQEKYNKDRGIVTLDNKYKGIELDFDFDIDTDAEIEVILDRNSGHAMKGRGYGSMKMEINTLGKFLMYGDFIVEEGDYRFKYGGLIDKKFIVKRGGTIRWEGEPMNAILNLEAVYNTQANPGVLLESASFNRKVDTNVSILINGNLSNPEPDFNIDFPNVSSVMKSEIDYQLQNKDKRQTQALALLSTGSFMTPENAGNAAYGPLFERASSLFSDIFSDEDSKLQLGVDYSQGDRLNQISDRVGVTLATQINDKISINGKVGVPVGGVTESVLVGNVEIQMQLNDEGTLKAHVFNRENDINYIGNGIGYTQGLGITYTVDFDTFKELIQNVFAKQKKKKEENDNQSDQTPDSEFSPDYINFINERKVKKSSDAKEEEVQKVPEIE
- the tsaD gene encoding tRNA (adenosine(37)-N6)-threonylcarbamoyltransferase complex transferase subunit TsaD, with product MKENKIYTLAIESSCDDTSAAILCNDKVLSNIVARQAIHEEYGGVVPELASRAHQQNIVPVVDVAIKKAGISKEDLNCIAFTQGPGLMGSLLVGGSFAKSLSMALDIPLVAVNHMKAHILAHFIDEEGFDKPTFPFLALTISGGHTQIVKVNSFFDLEIIGETTDDAVGEAFDKSAKILGLPYPGGPLIDKYAQEGNPKAFQFTKPKVDGLNFSFSGLKTQILYFIQKNVKENSNFIEENKADICASIQHTIIQILMDKLKLAVKETGINQIAIGGGVSANSGIRKTLKEAESKYGWKTYIPKFEYTTDNAAMIGIVGYYNFLENNFSTNNVVSKARIKF
- a CDS encoding 16S rRNA (uracil(1498)-N(3))-methyltransferase; this translates as MQLFYNSEIKNTDSSFVFDKEESKHIVKVLRKKESDKIFITNGLGFLFISEISLASDKKCEVKILEIQKFEKPKYNLHIAVAPTKMNDRFEWFLEKATEIGIQEITPIICEHSERKVYKIDRAEKIIQSAMKQSNQFYLPKINEPVSFKEFIANTNCENKFIAHCVETERKELKESVKPGGNYVILIGPEGDFSENEIELALANNYKAVLLGNTRLRTETAALVACHTVALINE
- a CDS encoding DUF4159 domain-containing protein, translated to MRRIYILFLISSFFGFSQEIALLKYSGGGDWYANPTSLPNLIQFCNQNINTNINSKPATVSAESNELTSYPFVHMTGHGNVVFSPNEVINLRNYLLSGGFLHIDDNYGMDEYIRKEIKKLFPNQDLVEIPQNHQIFQKPYNFPDGLPKIHEHDKSRPQAFGIFIENRLVILYTFECDLGDGWEDKEVHKDPADVRLKALQMGANILNYVFNN
- a CDS encoding TrmH family RNA methyltransferase encodes the protein MEQLDHFTTEFQARKFPITVICDEVYFQQNIGSIFRVCEAFGVEKIIFTGKNFILSERKVNKTSRNTHKIVPYEIYLNKEELLSYLQNSNAEIIALEITSKSKPIENVQLNSKPIILIIGSEIYGVSKELLSVCNQSVHIQMFGKNSSMNVVQSLGISLYELTKILNK